A single Corynebacterium stationis DNA region contains:
- a CDS encoding sirohydrochlorin chelatase has product MSQAFIALSHGSRHPQAAVGIDKLVARTSSVTGAFGQAAHLEFDTPSLVDAAVSLKERGFERATLMPLLFTNGFHMRYDVPNVVAEAQRISGVELHPTAGLGTGTEVLEQLRTRLFQDVAAGDNPHVILYAVGSSNVAANEAVVRLGVRLADATGFQTSTLFVTPGVGRAGFLWGNKGLRLQATAHSRIHLLPLFVTQGLLLDSANTAMAEIMHITGSQITSSAPLGSQLAEILAHRLSHAKRTEVASPAQVPQTT; this is encoded by the coding sequence ATGAGTCAAGCCTTCATCGCGCTCTCGCATGGCTCTAGGCACCCGCAGGCGGCGGTGGGCATCGACAAGCTAGTTGCCCGTACCTCCTCTGTGACGGGAGCTTTCGGGCAAGCGGCGCACTTGGAATTTGATACGCCTTCGCTTGTCGATGCCGCCGTGAGCCTGAAAGAACGCGGCTTTGAGCGTGCGACGTTGATGCCTTTGCTTTTTACCAACGGCTTTCACATGCGCTATGACGTGCCCAATGTGGTAGCGGAAGCCCAGCGGATAAGTGGTGTGGAACTACACCCCACCGCAGGTCTTGGCACTGGTACTGAGGTCTTGGAACAGCTACGCACCCGGCTTTTCCAGGATGTTGCAGCCGGGGATAACCCGCACGTGATTTTATACGCGGTGGGCTCTTCAAATGTTGCAGCCAATGAAGCAGTCGTGCGCTTGGGCGTGCGCCTTGCCGATGCCACAGGTTTTCAAACCAGCACGCTCTTTGTCACCCCAGGTGTTGGAAGAGCAGGTTTTCTGTGGGGAAATAAGGGACTGCGGCTGCAAGCAACCGCACATTCACGCATTCACCTGCTGCCGCTCTTTGTGACCCAAGGGCTGCTGCTAGATTCCGCGAACACCGCGATGGCAGAGATCATGCACATCACCGGCTCGCAGATTACAAGCTCTGCACCACTGGGGTCGCAGCTCGCCGAAATCCTTGCACACCGCCTCTCCCACGCAAAACGCACTGAAGTCGCTTCCCCAGCGCAAGTGCCCCAAACTACTTAG